The genomic DNA CTCAGGTCTAGCTCTCGTCACTGAAGATTGGATTCACCTGCTGGGTGACACGGATGAAGGTAGTTCTCCGGCTCAGCTCCTTCAGCTTAGCTGCTCCCACGTAAGTGCAGGTGGAGCGGATGCCTCCAAGAATGTCTCGGATGGTATGTTCCACATCCCCTTTAAAGGGCACCTCCACTGTCTTTCCTTCTGAGGCCCTTAGAGGAAGAAAAGCTTTCTTACCTTTTCTTGCTGGATTCCTTACCCTGGTCTCTAGCATTTAgtccttccctgttcatcacttttcttccaagaactgTACTATCCATCTCCCAGCAACTGTGAGTTCTGCCATCACCCTTGTTGGAAAGTCATGCTTTCCAAGAACCCTTGGCCTCTGGCCACCACACCTACCTGTACTCAGCCACACCCCCGGCATACTTCTTCATGGCCATTTCGGAACTCATGCCGTAGAAGAGCTTGTACTTCCTGCCATTCCTCTCGATGAGCTCACCACCTGACTCACTGTGCCCAGCCAGCATGCCGCCCAGCATCACGAAgtcagcccctgcccctgccagcaCCAGCGAGAGGGTAAGAGATGAAACTGGCCCAGGTGCCCAAACTGTCACCCTCAGAAGCAACTCACACCAAGTTTTCAGGCCTGACAATGATTCTGGCATCTTCCTGGTTTTGTTTCCTTAGCTGGCCCATAACCCAAGCGCACAGGCCTGCTCTGCCCTGACTTCCTCAGTAGGCCTGACTTTTCCAAGAATTTCAAAAAGAGTCTCTGCCAGGCTTCTGCTCTCTGCTTTTTGCTGCTTTTGCCGTCTTCTGGTCACCTCTTTTTACTGTGCCCAGCCAAACAAGACTCACTTCAAGTGTCTCAAGAGCAAAGGTCTCCCACTTCAGTGTGACTAGGGATAACCCAGGAAGCTGGAAAGTACAGATCTGCAGCCTTACTCCCCAGAGCTAGATCCTGTGGATGTGCTCTGGGGCTCGGGCCTCTACTCCATCCAGCAGTCCAGGCGATGGTGCAGATGGTCCTGGCCCACATTTGGAGAGTCTGTATTTAGAGTTTCAGGATGTCCCCTGCTGGCCTGCCCCAGGTGACACCATAGACTTCTGGGTCCCTAGTCATATTATAAAAGAACAGctttcttggacttccctagcCTGAtcctcaacccactccagtgttcttgcccggagaatcccagggacgggggagcctggtgggctgccgtctgtggggttgcagagtcggacacgactaaagtgacttagcagcagcagcagcagcagcagcagcctgatcCTAGACCCTCAGAGGTGACTCATCCTCTTCTACAGGATCCTCCTTATGTGCCCTCCTTACCGAAAGCCTTGGCCACATCCCCAGGACAGCTGCAACCTCCATCCTGCAAAGTAAGGAGCACTGTGAAGAGACGGCACGGATGCCCCAAGCCCTCTAGGAGGTCCCAGCggcccagctcagtgctgacaggGACCCAGGAACCCTGATCCAAACTCTACCAGAACCTCCAGACATGGGTGAGAACCCAGATGTTTGGCAGCTTCATACCCTACCCTGCCCTTGTCCTTACGGAAATGATGTGGCCTTTGAGGCCATGAGCAGCATCTGCACACTCCATCACTGCACTTAGCTGTGGATACCCGACTCCGGTTTTCTTCCGGGTGGTACACACGGAGCCTGAGAAGAATGTGACAAGAATGAGGATGAAATTCTCCACAGGTGTCGGCCACCGGAGGGGTGACCAGTGCCCCCAGTGAACCAGCTTACCCGGTCCAATTCCCACTTTGATGATGTCAGCCCCAGAGAGGATCAGCTCTTCCACCATTTCTCCTGTTACCACATTCCCTGCCTGGGACAGAACCATCAAAACAGCATTCTCAGGGTCAGAAAGAGAGAAGGCCACGTGCTTCCAGCATTATTACAAAGAAGAGTCCCTGGGTTCCCCTTTTAGATGAGCCACTCACTTCAAAGGACCCTGCTTCCCAAGCTGAGGTCAGGGGGTGCGTGGCCAGTGTCAGTGTTATACTGGGGTAAAGTGGGGGTCCAGCTGGAATAAGCTCACACCAGATTTACAGATTTATCTCCCTCCCCACCAAGACACCCAAACGCATCCTGTGCTTAAGCTGCTATGTCATGAAACCTCTCTGACTTCAGGGGGAGTGGGAGGACTTGGTAATGTAGGCTAAGTACCCACCTACCCAGCTGTATTTGCTTTTGATGAATAGGACAGAGAGACCCCACAATGCTGTGAAGAAAACAAGGCCTTGTCATCACTCCCCTAAGcttgtaaaaaaataaagctgcatTTCATGTAACCCCTTTAATGTAAGACTTGTGTCTGTCCATGTGTTTGGGCAGGTGTGTATGTACCAGAGATATGTGCAATGCATAAGTGTTCCATTGTGGTTTGGTGAGTGACATCGGGTACTGGATTTACAAGACCGTGTATCAAGGGTCAGAGACAACAGCACTGGCCAGTAAACAAACATCTAAAACGGGGAAGCGTGGATAACCACCCAGTGCCATGATTAAGTGGACTGGGAAATGCAGCAGAGGAGAAAGGAACTGATAACAAAATAGAGTGGCAGGAAGAGTGGAGAAGGAGAGGCATGGACCCACCAGAGGGCAACAGACATACCATGATGGTGTGTTCAGGGAAGCGCTTCCGCACATCCTTCACAAATTCAACAAAGTGTTCAGAGTAGCCATTGGCCACGTCCAGGCATACATACTTCACCTGGGGAATAGCGTCCAGGATCTGTTCCAGCTGCTCAAAGTCTGAAGAGCCTGTGCCTGAGCTGGCAGCCAGATGCTGTGAGAGAAACAGGGCCATGAGCATGTCAGAGGCAATAACGGGAGTGGGGAGGTCAGGGTTGGAAGACAAGCAAAAGGGATTCTCGGAAGACTGGGCTAAGGAAGGGATGAAGGGAGGGCCAGTGTTACCTCAAGACAGTCAGGATTCTGGCTAGCAAACTCTTTCCACTGCTCGAGGCTGTAGTGTTTATGGACAGCAGTGAAGAGGGAGAACTGGGGAGAAGAAAAAgcgttaaaaaagaaagaacttgtTAGAACTGCTTTCTCTGGAAACAGACCTTTATATTATCCTATCTGAGGGACAAAAGGACTGAAGTCTGGAAAAAGCAACTTGAAGATGTCAGTGGTTGAACTGAGACCTCAGTTCCACTATTATTCTCCCTACAAATGCAATCGTGCTTTTCCACATAAGCTAGTACTTGCCCAACACTCCCACCAAAGCACTAAGTCATCTGGATTGGATTTCACCTGCCAGCGCGTGTAGTGCTTGACTTAACAGGTGACAAGGACAAGCTGTGGGTGCAGTGGGATAAGCAGCAGACAAGAGAGAACCATGAAAAGGCTGGACAGAGAGTGTCAGCCTGCACTGACTCAGCTCCTCCTCCTATGACAACCTAGTATAGAACTAACCTATTTTTGGtattttctgttccatttatcaGCAGTAATTCAGTGAGCCTAAATGCTCACAAAATCAAAAAAGGTAAGGCCTTAAGGTTAACAGCCGATAAGGTACTACCCTTTCTCCATGTCCGCTAAAGTAATGGACAAAAGGGACTTTCCccgtggtccaggggttaagactcacttcccatgcagggggtgggttcgatccctggtcccacatgcttcaacaaatagcacccccgcccccccaaaaaaaagtaaTGGATGGATTTTCTTAAGTCATGGACCAGCCTGAAAAGTCTGTTTCAGCCTGTTTCAGTTAACCAAGTTCAAGGCTAGAATGACTCATCAGACTTATGTTCCCTAGCTCAAAAAATTGCAGACAACATCCCAATACAAAGGCCACTGTGAATGCTGCTGTTTGTGCTTTAAAAGTGCAGACATTCGAATAAACAAGACAGCAGTTGAGAAAGCACAAATCTTGCAACTGATAGATGCAAGGGAGTCATGCATTAGTCAGCAGTAAGGAAGTGCACATGCTATACTCAGAGATCATCAACACTACCC from Ovis aries strain OAR_USU_Benz2616 breed Rambouillet chromosome 7, ARS-UI_Ramb_v3.0, whole genome shotgun sequence includes the following:
- the GMPR2 gene encoding GMP reductase 2 isoform X2; this encodes MECFSYTGYCLFSKWKMLLLSVILLASILVAEKWIFSLFTAVHKHYSLEQWKEFASQNPDCLEHLAASSGTGSSDFEQLEQILDAIPQVKYVCLDVANGYSEHFVEFVKDVRKRFPEHTIMAGNVVTGEMVEELILSGADIIKVGIGPGSVCTTRKKTGVGYPQLSAVMECADAAHGLKGHIISDGGCSCPGDVAKAFGAGADFVMLGGMLAGHSESGGELIERNGRKYKLFYGMSSEMAMKKYAGGVAEYRASEGKTVEVPFKGDVEHTIRDILGGIRSTCTYVGAAKLKELSRRTTFIRVTQQVNPIFSDES
- the GMPR2 gene encoding GMP reductase 2 isoform X1, translated to MPHIDNDVKLDFKDVLLRPKRSTLKSRSEVDLTRSFAFRNSKQMYTGIPIIAANMDTVGTFEMAKVLCKFSLFTAVHKHYSLEQWKEFASQNPDCLEHLAASSGTGSSDFEQLEQILDAIPQVKYVCLDVANGYSEHFVEFVKDVRKRFPEHTIMAGNVVTGEMVEELILSGADIIKVGIGPGSVCTTRKKTGVGYPQLSAVMECADAAHGLKGHIISDGGCSCPGDVAKAFGAGADFVMLGGMLAGHSESGGELIERNGRKYKLFYGMSSEMAMKKYAGGVAEYRASEGKTVEVPFKGDVEHTIRDILGGIRSTCTYVGAAKLKELSRRTTFIRVTQQVNPIFSDES